The window CGATCGGTGGCCGGACGTGCAGGGTGGCGTAGGTGAGTTCGACTTCCGCGGTTTCGGTTCGCCCGCCGGCGTCCCGGACCTCGATGCGGTGCCGACCGCCCACCGCCACCTCGTCCATCAAGCGGGCGACCGTCGTGGTGCCGTCACCCGCGAGCCGGTCGACACACGTCCGAACCAGGAAGTGGGTTCCGAGATCCCGCGCGAGACAGAAGAACTCGTAAATATCGTTCTCACGATCGATCTCATCGCCGATGTAGACGCAGCGGGCCGGATCCCCGAACAGCTCGGCCGTCCGCCGCATGTTGTCCAGCCAGCGGACACTTTCCTTCCCATCGATCGGGACCCGCGTCGGATTGATGTGCCTTTTGAGGGCGGCGGTTCCTTTGAATTTCTTGCGGGTCCAGAATTTGACCGCACCCAGGCCAAGCGGCAGCCCGTCCGTTGTGACCACCAGGCTGGAGTGCATCAGCAGCCCGCAGGCGGTGTACGGGCGCACGCCCCCCTGCCGCTCATTGCTGCCGTTGCCTTTGTAGGTCCAGCCGACCCGGTCGGGACGCTCGCGCTCGAAGGAGAACTCGGTGGTGTCCTGGATGACCAGGATGGTGCCGCGCGTGGCGGCAACCCGACGGCGCGTTGCTTCGACGTGGCCCCCCAGGATGTCGCCCTCGCCGACACGGCTGTTGGCGAAGAACCGGTAGGCCGCCTTGGTGTTGGCCCAGTCCTGGCAGGCAAAGGGAATGCTCTCTCCCATGTTATCCGCCAGTTGCCCGAGCAATCCGTGGAGCCGCCGGTTCAGGCGCTGGTCCAGCAACTGGCAACTGGCAAGTTCATCGTCGATCCAGGTTCTTGACGCATCGGCCATCGGTACCTCCAGCACCTCTTTCCGATGCCAACAGCCGGAGGCTCGACACGGCCAAGACCACCGCGCCGTCTACTGCACGACCTTCGACGATGTGGGTAATTAACAGCCGCCGAGTGCCGCCTTGTGACGGCCCTGGGAAGCTGAATCATGGGGCCTGTCCCTATGGAGGGCAGCGCGATAGGTGTCAGCTAAACAACGCTAAGGCAGAACGATCTGAGAACATGGTGGTCAGGCAGCCCGACGTTGGCGCTCAAGGTTGAGCGGGCGCCGGCCGGCCGGTGTGGACGCCGCCCGTTCCCACAGGAAATCGCCCGACAGGCCGATGTGTTCCCAGCCGACCGGAGACGTGTGGGCAAGCAGTTTATCAGGTATCGCCTCTCCCTTCGCACGAAGGTGCGCGATGGCATCGGCCATATAGGTGGAGTTCCAATAGACGATGGCGGCGATCAGCAGGTTCAGCCCCGAGGCCCGGTATTCCTGAGTCTCCGTGCCGCGATCGGCAATCCGGCCTTGCTTGAAGGTACAGATCGCCTGGGCCAGGGCATGACGCTGTTCTCCCTTGTTGAGACCGGCGTGGCATCGCCGCCTCAGTTCCGGGCTCTCCAACCAGTCGAGCATGAACAGAGTGCGTTCGATCCGGCCAAGCTCCTGGAGAGCAAGGTCGAGCTGATTCTGCCGCTCATAAGCCGCCAACTTCTTCAGCATGGTGGATGGCGCGACCGAGCCGCTCTTCAGGGATGCGACCAGGCGCACGACCTCATCCCAATGCTCGCGGATGACCTCCACCTTGATCCGCCGTCCGAGAAGCGGCAGCAGGGCCTTGTAGGACCCGGAGAGACTCGATGCTGGCCAGCTTCCGGTCGGGGAAGTCACGCAGCCGGGGACAAAAGCGGAAACCGAGCAGTGAGCAGAGAATGAAGACATGGTCGGACACGCCTCCGGTGTCCACGTAGTGGGTGTCGATCTTCAAGTTGGTGCCGTGGTGGAGCAGCCCATCAAGCACATAAGGCGCCTCGTGGGTCGCGGCCGAAATGACCTGGACATGGTAGGGGCCATGCTGGTCGGAGACATGAGTGTAGAAGCTGAAGCCGGGGTCAACGCCATAGCGGGCGTTTACTTCGCCGGCGACGTTCCCCCGTTTTCCCGAGCGGAAGAATTGTCCGTCCGATGAGGACGTCGTTCCACTCCCCCACAGAGCGGCGATCGGCAAGCGGTGCTGCGCCTCGATGATCCGGGCCAGGGCTGCCCGGTAGGTTTCGGGACGGATGTAGGCATCGGCGGTCCACACCAGCTGGTCGCGGGTCACGCCTTGGCTGGCGTCCGCCATGCGTGCCAAGCCCAGATTGGTGCCGTCGGCGAGGATGGCGGCGAGCAGCGCGTTCTCGTTGGCGCAGGGCTCGCCGGTGCGCAGGTTCGTGAACGCCGCCGCGAAGCCCGTCGCGCGGTTGACCTCATGCAGCAGTTCGGTGATGCGCACGCGCGGCAGCAAAGTGTCGAGGCGGCCGGCCAGGACAGTCGCCTCCACAGGCGTCGTCGCCCTCAGCGGCGTGATGTGCAACCGATCGTCTCGGAGTTCGACCCCATCAAGTTGGCTGCGCCGTAGCCGCAGAGCGAAGCGCTTCAGCCGGTCATCGAGTTCCTGACCGCGCATTGCTATCCAGGCATCGGCCGTGTCAGGCAACCCCAACTCCGACAGGACCGGCGGGACGGCCATGGTCGGCAGCAGATAACTGTCGAAGCGACGATAGTTGGAGGAGCGTTCGACCCAGACATCGCCGGAGCGGAGTTTGTTGCGCAGAGTGGCGACCACCGCCATCTCGTAAAGCCGGCGATTGGGTTTCCCGCCATCGACGACCAGCCGTCGCCACTCCTTGCGGAAAGGCATCGGTGCGTCCGCCGGTACGTCGCGCTTTCCGGACTGGTTGAGATCGCGCAGCAACGCGACCGCTGCGAGCAGCGGGTCGTTGTCCCTCGCTGCCTTGAAGGTGAGAGCTTCGAGAAGAGCCGGGAGGAACTTCCGGATCGTGATGTAGCGGTCGGCGGCACGGACAAGGGGATTCTCCTCCGCTAAATCGGCAAGGCTGGCCACTTCGGGGCGGGCACGCAACAGCTTCGCCCAGCCGACGCTCTCGTCGACGACGGCAAAAGCATCACGGTCGCTGTCCTGGGCTACGGCGAGCGCCTCGATGGTGTCATGGAACAGCCGCATCAGGCGGCCGACATCGCGTGTGGTCGCGGCGTAGGTCTTTTCCTTGGAGTGCTTGCCCCGTGTGAAGGCGCCACCGATCAGCCGGTCGGCCATGTCGAGCACGGCGTCGATCAATCGGGATTCCAGATCGAACAGCACGGCAACCAGGGTTGCTCGCCGCCGTTGAGCGGTGTAGCGGCCGAGCAGATAGGCGGGCGATGCCTGACCTTCCCGGACGAACTGGCGGAACCGGACTTCGGGAATGCGAGTGCCGATATCGGATGCGATCCCAATGGCGCGGACGACCTGAAGCTTGTCGAGCAGGTCACGGACATGTCCGGCTTTCGGCGCGCTCGGCATCGCCTTCAACCAGGAAAGAGGAGCCCCGCCGAGGTCAGGATCGACCACCGGCAGACGGTCGAGTTCGGCCAGTTGCTCGTCGGTGAGGCCGGCAAGCAGAGCATCCACCGCCCGCTTGCGGGCCCGGGCGCGCCCAGCGGCGCCGGTGCGCTCGATCACCGGCAATGCCGGCAGGATGAAGTTTTGGGAGCGGAGGGCGGAGACGATGGCTGTGACGATCGGTTCCGGTCTGTTCGTGGTCCAGGCGGCCTGGGCGGCCGCTTCGATCATGAAGGGAAGATCGAGATTGGTCGATGGCCGCAACCCGAGCATGGCGGCGAGTTGCCGGGCATGATCGGTCATCGTCTGGGGTCGGCGCGCATAATCGGTGAACAGGTGCGCCGGCACATGGATCTGGGTGGCAATCCAGGCGATCAGAGCGTCGAGCGGTTCCTCGATCTGGGCAAGCGCGCGGCCGGAATGCCGAAGCAGCGCCAGTTGCACGGCAAAGCCCAGCCGGTTGGCCGCGCCCCGCCGTGTCAGAACGAGATCCTGATCCGACGGGGTGAGCGTGAAGCGACGCGCCAGAGCATCCCGATCCGCGGGAATACCAAGAAGCTGCCGTAACTCCGTGTCGGGCAACAAACGATGTCGCGGCACGCCATCTCCCTCTCCAGCCGGCGCCAGCCCCGAGGCTGGCACATGACGGGGGAGGGTTATGAACGAACGCAGGACCGCTTGTCACGGAGCCACGCTGCCCGACTGTCCGCTTTGCCACCCTTTGGCGGACAAGGTCAACGACCTTCCGCTGTTGACCCGAAGCGGTCATCAGGGCCGGCAGTTTCAGGTGTTTTTGGCCTTCGAGAACGCTTGCAATAGGGCGTCGGAACGGTTACCGGATATACAGTCAGACTGTACAGACGGTAACCGTTCTTGAGAGGCCGAGCATGACGATTGACAATAAGGAGTTGGTTCGCCGCTTCAACATAGAGGTCATTCAGAACGGCAATGAAGCCGCATTCAACGCAATGATGGCGCCGGACTTCATCAATCACGTCGCCCCCCAGGGCATGCCTAACGGTCCGGAAAGCATGTGGAACACCTTCCAGAACATTCTTCGGCCCGCCCTGTCGGGCTTGAGGGTGATAATCCATGATCAGATCGCCGAGGGTGACAAGGTCACCACCCGCAAGACAATCAGCGGCGTTCACACCGGTACACTGGCCGGAATTCCTGCGACAGGACGTGACGTGGCCATCGACGTTATCGATATCGTGCGTGTTCAGGACGGCAAATATGCTGAACATTGGAGCGTGAACACTCTGTCGAATGTTCTTGCTGCACTATCGAAGTCGTGATTTCGGCCTAGCAAAGCCGTTCGATAATGGGAATTGCGGCTTCAAGTGTCTGTCTATCCTCTTCGGACAGACGTTCCTCTATCAGAGCGGCGATCTTCGATGTCCGGGCTTCGCGGGAGCGAGACAATCCCTCTCGCCCTTTCTCGGTGATCGATAGAAGTTGGCTGCGCCCGTCCGCTGGATTGGGCAATCTGCAAACCAAGCCCTCGGTTTCAAGCTGAGCGGTCACCAGTCGCATACTTTGATGTCGGACATTACGGCAGTTCGCTAGTTCGGCGACACTCAGCGGACCGCGTTTTTCAAGAAGAAACAGGGTTTCAGACTGAGATGTCGTTGGCGTATCTGTCTCATTCCTCACGCTGCGTACGAATCGACTGATAGTGTCGCGCAGCCTTTCTGCAAGTGCTAGCGCAGTGGCATCTTCTTCGGAGAGGGTTTTGTCGTTAATCAATTGCTTTCTCTGTCCTTGCGGAGATGCGTTGTACATTCCCAATCACCCGGGCGCAACGGACGTGAAACAGGATCGGCCGTTATGACCGCTCCCGGCGCAAAGCTACCGCCCGGGAGCGAGAGTTCCTGACCCAAAGCGAACGTAACTCCGTGACAACGGCTTTATCCTGAGGGGGCGCATCTGGAAGCAAGCCGGCTACGCCAGCCGAAGGCAATGTGGAACCGTACGCTCTGGCTACAGTTCATCTACCGGAGCCGGGTGCCTCACCGAACTAGGCCGTGTCCTAGCTTTGCATTGCTGCAGATGCAGCGAGATTGCGAGTAGGCTGGCGGCAGCGGCGAGGCTGACAACCAGGAGGGACACTGTCGGCCAGCCATGGGCCACCGCCAGTGCACCCGCTGCAGCCGGGCCGAAGACGAGCCCGACGTTGTTCCCTTGCATCAGGAAACCGATGGTCGCCCCGATCAGCTCGGGGCAGGGCGCCATCCGTGGCGCGGAGTGGATCAGCGCCACCGGAATCAGCCCGGCAAGAGCGGAGAAGACGATGCTGGCGGTATAGACAAGAGCGCCGGACAACGCGCCACTCAAGACGCCAATGCTGCATATGGCCATTGCTCCAAAGCCGAGCAGTAGGATCGTGCGGTGAGCCACACCTCTCGACAACAGAGCACCGCAGGCAAGATTGCCGAGCGCATTGACCGATACCGCAACCCCGGCGAGCAGACTGCCCATCCAGGTGTCCACGGACAACCGTTCGGATAGGATTGCCGGTAGAAACGCAAACACCGCGAAGTAGGCCGCCGCGAAGAAGGCGAATAGCCCGGCAAGGAGCCATGGCCCGCTAGCGGACAGTGTCAGCCGAACAACACGAGCGATGCTCCGCACGGGAACCATGCGAGCTGGAATGCCACGCGTTGCCGGCACCAGCAGAGCAGCATAGCCAATCAGCAGGGCTGCGTTCACCAGCCAGAAGCCGCGCCATCCCAAGGCGTCCAGCAGTGGCGCTGCAACCAATACCGCGGACATGCCAATCGGCATGAAGGTGCCCCACATGGCCATAGCCCGACTGTGGTCGCTGGATCGCGCGACCGCGATAATCAAGGTCGGTGCCGCTACACTCACCGCCAGGAACCCGACCCCCTCGACTGCGCGCATGGCCAGGAGTAGCGGCGCATCATTCGCCAGGGCGCCGATGGCGCTGCCTCCGCCCTGCAGGAGGAGTCCGCCGAGCGCCATGAACCGGGCGCCGACGTGATCCACCGCCACGCCGATGGTGATGCCCGTGAACGCGCCGACGACGGCGAACGCGGAGAGCAGCCAGGACGCGGTGCCGAGGTCGAGTGCGAGGTGGGCCTGGATGTCGGCGAGCGCGGCGGGCACCTTGCCGACTTGGCAGGCCGAAACCACGCCCGCCCCCACGATCAACAGGATACTCGGCCAGCGAGCGCCATTCCGCGTGTGGAGAGCGTCCATCGCTTACCCCCCGGACGGTGTGCGCAGTCGCTCGCGGCCATGTGCCAACGCGATGGCGAGTGCGGCCACGTGGCGCCCCTGAAAGCGGGCGCCATCAAGTTCGTTGGCGCTTGGCCGGCGATCGCCGCCGTGGCCATCGTCGGCGAGCGTCGAGGCGCCGTAGGGCGACCCGCCGGTCACCTCGTCCATGCGCATTTGGCCCTTGAAGGTGTACGGCAGCCCAACAACCAGCATGCCCAGATGCAGCAGCACGATATGCATCGACAGGATCGTAGACTCCTGTCCGCCGTGCTGGCTGCCGGTCGAGGTGAACACGCTGCCGATCTTCCCGACGAGCTTGTCCTGGAACCATAGGCCGCCGGTCTGGTCCAGAAAGTTTTTCATCTGCGACGCCATGTTTCCGAAGCGCGTCGGCGTGCCGAAGATGATCGCGTCGTAGTCCGGCAGTTCATTCACCGTGGCGACCGGCGTTGGGTCGGGCGCGTATCCTGCCGCCTGAGCGACCGCCTCTGGTACCAGTTCCGGAACCCGCTTCACCACGACCTCGGCGCCGGCTTCCCGGGCGCCCTCGGCGATCGCAGCGGCCATAGCCCCAATGTGGCCGTAAGAGGAATAGTACAGAACGAGGATCCTGCTCATGAACCTTCCTCACCTAATCGTTTCATTCAGTGGTGGGAAGCCATAGATGCCATCTCGACATGATGCGCGGAACTGTGAAAAGATTGCTGAGTTTAATCGATATGATTGATCATGCTGGACGCACTCACGCTCGACCAAATGCGCATCTTCGTCACGGTGGTGGAAGCCGGGAGCTTCCGTGCCGCGGCTGTCCGCCTGTCGCGCGTTCAATCAGCGGTGAGCCACGCGGTGGCCAATCTGGAGGCTGAGCTCGGACTTACCCTTTTCGACCGATCGGGCCACCGACCGGTGCTCACGCCGGGCGGGCGGGCATTACTAGCCGACGCGCGTGCCATCCTGTTGAAGGTTGATTCCCTGCGGGCACGGGCGCGCGGCATGTGCGAAGGCGTTGAACTTTCGCTGTCGATCGCGGTGGATTGCTTGTTTCCACTAGCCGCGGTCAGCGCCGCCTTGAAAGAGCTGCATGACGCTTACCCTGCGGTCGGCGTCGAAGTAATCGTCGGGCCGCTTGGCGTACCGTTCGCCGCGCTGTACGAAGGGAAGGCCACAGTCGGGATCGTCGTTGGCGGCGATCTGCGTGATCCGCGAATCGAACTGGAGGCGCTGTCGTCGCTGTCGTTCGTCGCTGTGGTCGCAGCGGCACACCCCCTGGCGGCGCGGAGCCGCACTGGAGACGAAGTTACAGCGACGGAGCTGACTGACCACCTGCAGATCGTGCAGGCGGATCCGACCCCTCTGTCGGAGGGGCGCGACTTCGGCGTGCTGTCGCCCGGTACCTGGCGGGTCAGCGGTCAGGACACCAAACAGGCGCTGATCCTGGCGGGCGCCGGTTGGGGGCGGCTACCGCGGTGGGCGGTGGAACGCGATCTTGCCGAAGGGCACCTGGTGCGAGTGCGGGCTTCGGCACTTGGGCGCGACGGCGAGGCCGTTGTAGACGCATTCTTGGCACATCGGAACGACACCCCGTTTGGCCCTGCTGCCTGCGCCTTTCGTACGGCGCTGCGCCGCCATGCTCATAAGGAGCTCAGCCGAGCAACTCCCCCCTCGCGCGAATAGGCGCGGGTCTGAAGCCGACCGATCCACAGCGCTGAAAGTGGATAATCTCACGGCTTGGCAGGGGAGTGCTGTTCGCCCGCGTGTCCCCTTTATGGTATGGCCCGCCCGTCCCAGCGCAGTGGCGATGAGACCTCTGTGGCAGGCAGGTTGATCTTGTCCCAGTTCGGTGGATGAGTCGGGGGATCAGTGGACAATGCTGACTCTGCAGACATCGAGTATGATCGGAATTGTTGCGAATTCCGTGCTTTGCGCTTTATGGGACTCCAATCGCTCCTCATCTAGGAGGAGTGATCAGAATACGCTCTAGCCTTTCAGTGGCATTTTGAACCTGAAGCAGGTGTCATTCGCGTCAGAGCGCACATCTATCCTGCCGTCATGGGCTTGGGCGATCTGAGACGCGATGTAGAGCCCCAGGCCCAGCCCCCGGCTCCCAGCCCTCGCCTCGCCCCGCTTGAAGGGCAGGAAGAGCTTGTCGATCTGCTCGGGCGGGATGGGCTGCCCCCCATTGGGGGCACGCCATAGAACGGGCGCGGATATACGCTTAGGGGACAAAGCCGGAACATCGCTGTGGGTCGACGCCTCCGGGGTCGTTGGTGTTGATCGGCTGGCAAGTTGGCCCACCGCTATGCCGACAGGCGGTCTTCGACGAGTGCCGCGACCTGGTCCCCTTCGACCCCGACCGCGACGCGCACGGTGGGTCGGCCTTGCCAGGCAGCAGGCGCCGGGTCGTCGGTGTCACCCAGGCATGGCCATGTCTTGCCCCGCGACATGCCTTGGGTCTCGACCCGCACCGGCCACCCGGCCGTGGTGAAGAGGTGGGGGGCCACGACGTAGGCGACGGCGCTCGGGTCGTGCAGGTAGATGCCGTCGATGCCGTTCGTCCGTTCGAAGAAGTTGCGGTAGTGCGGGAGGGCCGCCGCCAGGAGGCGGTTGGCGGGCCGGTCGGGCGCCGTGACCCGCGCGATGGCGGCACCGGGGAGGACCGCCTTGTGCGTCACGTCGAGCCCGACCATCGTGACGGGCCAGGGCGCGCCCAGCACGACGTCGCCGGCCTCGGGGTCGCCCAGCATGTTGGCCTCGGCGCACGGGTTCGCGTTGCCCGGTACAAGCGCGTTCCCGCCCATGATGACGACCCCGGCCACGTGCCTGGGCAGGTCCGGGTGGAGCCGGAGCGCGAGCGCGAGGTTCGTCAGCGGCCCCAGCGCCAGGATCGTCAGCTCGCCAGGGTGTCCTTGGGCGGACCGCCACAGGAACTCGGCGGCTGCCACGGTGCTCGCCAGTGCGGGTTCTTGGGGGAAGCCCAGGCCACCGTCCCCCAGCCCGTCAGCGCCATGGACCTGGGGGACCGGCCCCGCGTACGCCCCGGCCAAAGGTGCGGCGGCACCGGTTGCAACGGGGACGTCCGTGCGGCCGGCCGCCGCCAGCACGGCCCGCGCGTTGCGGGTTGTCAGCTCGACGGACGCGTTGCCGAACACGGTGGTCAGGCCGACCACCTCGACCTCCGGGGAGGCGAGCGCGAGGAGGATGGCCAGCGCGTCGTCCACGCCGGGGTCCGTATCGATGACCAGCCGCCTGGGCGGGGGCCTCATGGCATAGTCCCCGGCACCGGGCGGAGCCAGCCGCGCGCGACGGCATCGGCGAACACCGCCTGCGCGACCCCCCACAAAGCGGGTGCGCCGTCGGCGATACGGCCCGTCAGCGCACGCTCCCGGCCCTCGTCGACCGCGTAGTCAGCCCAGGTCCCGCCGCCCACGGCGTGGTTGAGGAGGATGGGCTGGAGCCGGTCGAGCGCCTTCGCGAACTTGGCGTCCGGCGTCCGTGCTTCCTCGAACTCGGCCCAGAGCGCCCGCAGCGCGCCGGCCTGGTCCGAGGGCAGGTGGCCGAAGACGATGTCGGCCGCGGCCTCCTCCAGCCCGGCTTGGGTGTCGGCAGCGTCCGCGTCGAACAGCGGCGTGTCCCCGCACTCCACCTCGACGAGGTCGTGCAGGAGAAGCATCTGGACGACGCGCCAGACGTCCACGTCGCCGACGGCCCATTCCCGCAGGACCAGGGCGAACAGCGCCAGGTGCCAGGAGTGCTCGGCCGTGTTCTCGCGCCGGGACCCGTCGGCGATGCGGCTGCCGCGGAGCACGCCCTTGAGGCGGTCCGCCTCCATCAGGAAGCCGAGTTGGCGTGCGAGCCGGCCATCCAGGCCCGGCAACTGGTCCAGCGGCGCCATGCGCCCACCCCCGTCCCTATGGCTAGGGCGCCAGGGTGCCCGGCCGGCCGCGCGGCGTCAGCGCATAAGTTATGCGCTGACGCCGGGGACGGTGGTGCAGAGCCGGACCGGCGTGCCGTCCGCCAGGTAAAGCCGTTCCCAGACCATGAGGCCGGGCTCTATGCGGAGCCCGCGGTCGCCCCTGCCCGTGGCCAGCTCGACCGGCCCCGGGCTCGGCTCGTCCCACCAGCCAAGCCCCTCCAGCCGCTCCTCCGCGGCCTGGATCTCACCGGTGGCGAAGCGCCACAGCGGCAGGCCGGCGAGGTCGGAGGCGGCCCTCCCCCACTCCCGCTCGCGCGCCGTGGAGGCCGCCAGCAGGCGGTGGTCGTGGTCCGCGATCAGGTGTGTCGGCAGCAAGCTGGATTCCACGAGGCGGCGCAAGGCGCCATCGGGTGGGCAGCCGGCACCGTCGCCGAGGAAGGCGAGCAATCGCTCGACCGCCTCCGGGCCGGGCTCGATCTCGCCCCGCTCCCACCGCGACACCGTGGCCTGCGTCACGCGCGCGACCGCGGCGAACACGCCCTGCTTGATCCCGCGGAGGCGGCGGAGGCGCCGGAGGCGTGCCCCGAGGTTGGGCAGACGTGTGGTGACAGCGGCGCCGGTGGGGTCACCGGGCGGATCGTGTGGCGCCCTCATCGCATTCCCTGATGCACGTCGTCTCTGACCTGAAAGCAAGGGAAACACAGTTGCGGCCGGTATGTCCACGCAGCCCGGGGAGCCGGAGGGTCAGGGGAGGACACGCATTCCTCCGGGATTCGCGGCCATCCTTTCCCGCGCCCGTTTCACGATGTCGGCAACGGTGTTCTTGCTGAGCCCAAGTTCCCTTCCCACCAGACGGTAGCTGCGTCCTTGGGCGACCAGCGCCAGCACCTTCGGGGCGAGGCGGTCAGATTTCGGCCGTTGCCCGGGCTGCCGGCCGAGCACCTTCCCGCGGGCCCGCGCGGCCGCCAGCCCTGAGCGCACCCGCTCCCGCAGCAGGTCGCGCTCAAACTCGGCGATGCCGGACAGCACGGTGGCCATCATGCGGCCGGTGGCGCTGGAGAGGTCGAAGGCCATGCCGTTCAGCGCCACCACCGACACCCGCCACGACTCCAGCTCCCGGAGCGTGCCCAGCAGGTCCAGGGTGCTGCGTCCCCAGCGGGACAGCTCGGTCACCAGCACGGCATCGATGTGCCGGGCCTGG of the Azospirillum thermophilum genome contains:
- the wrbA gene encoding NAD(P)H:quinone oxidoreductase, which codes for MSRILVLYYSSYGHIGAMAAAIAEGAREAGAEVVVKRVPELVPEAVAQAAGYAPDPTPVATVNELPDYDAIIFGTPTRFGNMASQMKNFLDQTGGLWFQDKLVGKIGSVFTSTGSQHGGQESTILSMHIVLLHLGMLVVGLPYTFKGQMRMDEVTGGSPYGASTLADDGHGGDRRPSANELDGARFQGRHVAALAIALAHGRERLRTPSGG
- a CDS encoding helix-turn-helix domain-containing protein yields the protein MRAPHDPPGDPTGAAVTTRLPNLGARLRRLRRLRGIKQGVFAAVARVTQATVSRWERGEIEPGPEAVERLLAFLGDGAGCPPDGALRRLVESSLLPTHLIADHDHRLLAASTAREREWGRAASDLAGLPLWRFATGEIQAAEERLEGLGWWDEPSPGPVELATGRGDRGLRIEPGLMVWERLYLADGTPVRLCTTVPGVSA
- a CDS encoding MarR family winged helix-turn-helix transcriptional regulator, with amino-acid sequence MYNASPQGQRKQLINDKTLSEEDATALALAERLRDTISRFVRSVRNETDTPTTSQSETLFLLEKRGPLSVAELANCRNVRHQSMRLVTAQLETEGLVCRLPNPADGRSQLLSITEKGREGLSRSREARTSKIAALIEERLSEEDRQTLEAAIPIIERLC
- a CDS encoding nucleoside hydrolase, translating into MRPPPRRLVIDTDPGVDDALAILLALASPEVEVVGLTTVFGNASVELTTRNARAVLAAAGRTDVPVATGAAAPLAGAYAGPVPQVHGADGLGDGGLGFPQEPALASTVAAAEFLWRSAQGHPGELTILALGPLTNLALALRLHPDLPRHVAGVVIMGGNALVPGNANPCAEANMLGDPEAGDVVLGAPWPVTMVGLDVTHKAVLPGAAIARVTAPDRPANRLLAAALPHYRNFFERTNGIDGIYLHDPSAVAYVVAPHLFTTAGWPVRVETQGMSRGKTWPCLGDTDDPAPAAWQGRPTVRVAVGVEGDQVAALVEDRLSA
- a CDS encoding LysR family transcriptional regulator: MLDALTLDQMRIFVTVVEAGSFRAAAVRLSRVQSAVSHAVANLEAELGLTLFDRSGHRPVLTPGGRALLADARAILLKVDSLRARARGMCEGVELSLSIAVDCLFPLAAVSAALKELHDAYPAVGVEVIVGPLGVPFAALYEGKATVGIVVGGDLRDPRIELEALSSLSFVAVVAAAHPLAARSRTGDEVTATELTDHLQIVQADPTPLSEGRDFGVLSPGTWRVSGQDTKQALILAGAGWGRLPRWAVERDLAEGHLVRVRASALGRDGEAVVDAFLAHRNDTPFGPAACAFRTALRRHAHKELSRATPPSRE
- a CDS encoding recombinase family protein, which codes for MGQRVAVYCRVSTADQSCERQERDLMAFAGRAGHEVVGVFRETGSGARHDRAERRKVMALAQARHIDAVLVTELSRWGRSTLDLLGTLRELESWRVSVVALNGMAFDLSSATGRMMATVLSGIAEFERDLLRERVRSGLAAARARGKVLGRQPGQRPKSDRLAPKVLALVAQGRSYRLVGRELGLSKNTVADIVKRARERMAANPGGMRVLP
- a CDS encoding sensor histidine kinase; translation: MGQLASRSTPTTPEASTHSDVPALSPKRISAPVLWRAPNGGQPIPPEQIDKLFLPFKRGEARAGSRGLGLGLYIASQIAQAHDGRIDVRSDANDTCFRFKMPLKG
- a CDS encoding MFS transporter, whose product is MDALHTRNGARWPSILLIVGAGVVSACQVGKVPAALADIQAHLALDLGTASWLLSAFAVVGAFTGITIGVAVDHVGARFMALGGLLLQGGGSAIGALANDAPLLLAMRAVEGVGFLAVSVAAPTLIIAVARSSDHSRAMAMWGTFMPIGMSAVLVAAPLLDALGWRGFWLVNAALLIGYAALLVPATRGIPARMVPVRSIARVVRLTLSASGPWLLAGLFAFFAAAYFAVFAFLPAILSERLSVDTWMGSLLAGVAVSVNALGNLACGALLSRGVAHRTILLLGFGAMAICSIGVLSGALSGALVYTASIVFSALAGLIPVALIHSAPRMAPCPELIGATIGFLMQGNNVGLVFGPAAAGALAVAHGWPTVSLLVVSLAAAASLLAISLHLQQCKARTRPSSVRHPAPVDEL
- a CDS encoding ester cyclase — translated: MTIDNKELVRRFNIEVIQNGNEAAFNAMMAPDFINHVAPQGMPNGPESMWNTFQNILRPALSGLRVIIHDQIAEGDKVTTRKTISGVHTGTLAGIPATGRDVAIDVIDIVRVQDGKYAEHWSVNTLSNVLAALSKS
- a CDS encoding HD domain-containing protein, giving the protein MAPLDQLPGLDGRLARQLGFLMEADRLKGVLRGSRIADGSRRENTAEHSWHLALFALVLREWAVGDVDVWRVVQMLLLHDLVEVECGDTPLFDADAADTQAGLEEAAADIVFGHLPSDQAGALRALWAEFEEARTPDAKFAKALDRLQPILLNHAVGGGTWADYAVDEGRERALTGRIADGAPALWGVAQAVFADAVARGWLRPVPGTMP